In the Aquimarina spinulae genome, AATACTATCAAGATTTATATTGGTGGTTAAACTTTAATTGGGAAAATTTAATCTATTCTTGTAAGGAATGTAACCAATATAAAGGAAACTATTTTCCCATTAAAGGAGTCAGAGCATTAGACAGAAAAAATAATTTTAAAAGTGAACACAGACTTTTGTTAAATCCACATCTAGATGAACCTAACAACCATCTAGGATACCAAATACATGGGAAACCTTATCATATTCATGCAATTTCGGATGTAGGTAATCAAACTATAGAATTATTACGTCTGAATAGAACAAACCTTATTGAAGGTAGAATAACGGCAAAAAACGAAATAGCTGAATCAATTAAATTATTTATTAGTGATACATCAAATAAGATAGTTAAAAATCGTTTGCGTAATATCTTTGAATTACAAGATCTTACTGAGGAATTTTTATCTTATAAAAGACAGGTTTTAATAAATGAAATAGATTCAACCCCTTTTTTAGGGGAATTATTAGGTCTGGAGGATTATACAGATGAAAAAAGTTTAATTGAAAAATTTGATTCTTCTTCGAGGGAAGCTTTTTCCAAAGCTGATGTTATAACTAGTGATTATTTTCCTATTGAATATGCACATATCAAAAACTTTAAATCGATTGATGACCTCAGAATTAATTTTAAAGATGATGAGTTAAATAAAAAATCTTGGTTATTCTTACTTGGTGAAAATGGAGTTGGAAAAAGTTCTATACTTCAGGCAATAGCTGTTGGTTTAAAGCTAGATAAAAAAAATATAGATAAAAATATAATTCATTCTTTGATTAAGAAAGGGAAACAAACTTCTGAAATTATAATCAAGGAAAGAAATAGTGAAAATATTATCAAAACTAAGCTAGTACGTAAATCGGGTACAGTTGAACAAAGTGGTAGTTTTAATTCTTATTTAATTGGCTATGGTTCATTAAGACTTTCAGTTGATGAAATAGAAAGTAATTCAAAAAAGGATACCTCAAAAATTAGTTACCAAAATCTATTCAAACCAACTAAAGCTTTGAACGATGTAACTAAATGGCTTAGATCGATACATAAAAAGGATAAAGATTTTTTTGATCGTATAGCATTTTCAATAAAACAATTATTGCCACATGACAATTTGGATAATACACTCTCAATTAAAAGCAATAATATTATTCTTGGTGATTCAGACTCATTATTTGGTGAATTAAGTGATGGATATAAGAGTACTATAATCTTAGCTATTGATATGATGATGAAACTCTCAGGCGCTCATTCCGATATGGATAAAATGTCCGGAATTGTAATTGTTGATGAATTAGGAAATCAATTACACCCAAGATGGCAAATGCGAATTGTAAAACAGTTACGGAAAGTATTTCCTAATATAAATTTTATTATATCTACACATCATCCTCTTTGTTTAAGAGGGGCTGAGAAAGATGAAATATTATTATTAAAGAATATAGAAAATCAAGTAATAGCTGATTCTGAACTACCAAATCCAGCGACTTTAAGAGTTGATCAGATTTTAGCTTCAGAGTTTTTTGGCTTGAGTAGCCACATAGATCCCAAAATAGAAGCTAAATTTAATAGATATTATGAATTATTAGCAAAGAATGATAAGGTTAAGGATGAAGAAAAGATAGAGATAGACCAGTTAAAAGATTTTTTAAGAAATAAAAAACAATTAGGCAATTCTTTAAGAGAGGAATTAATGTATGCTGTAATAGATAAATTATTAGCAGAAAAAGTCTCTTTTAATAAAAATTCAATAGATAGAGATACCTTAAAAGAGGAAGCTATTAGAAGAGTAAAAGAAGTTTGGAAGAATTTAAATCTTGATGATAATGATTAATGTTAAAAGATTAAGATGTCCAGATATTCTAAAAACCAATGCAAACCCTGAAAGCAAAGGTGAGTGGGAAACCAAAGATGCCATAGAATATTATCGAGATGCGGGAAATCTACAAAAAAAATACAAAAAGACAGGAAAAAAAGGAGATAGGACAAAACAAAGTTATTCGATATATACTCATAAAACTGTTAGAAATAAACTAAAAAAAATGTTTCATGATAAATGTGCGTATTGCGAAAGTAAAATAACAGCAATCTATAATGGAGATATTGAACATTTTAGACCTAAAGGTAAAATTCAAGAAGCTAGCCCATCCAAACCAGGTTATTTTTGGTTAGCTTCAGAATGGGAAAATTTGTTATTTGCTTGCCCATTTTGTAACCAAACTAATACACACGAATTCAAAAACGGCGAAAAAGTTGAAGAAGCTGTGTTTGGCAAATTAGATCAATTCCCCTTATTGTCTGAAAATCATAGACTTAATCACACTCATGGAACCACTTATTTTTCTAATAAAGAATTATATTCTCAATCATTTGACCAAGAGGAATCAGAAAGGTTATTGCTAAACCCTTGTAAGGATGAAAATATTGAGAAGTATTTTAAATATGATGATCATGGTGCGATAATAATTAACGACAATTTAAATCCGACAGAAGAAAAACGAGCGCAAACATCAATTTTCACATACGCATTACACAGATTACCTCTAACATTCGCAAGAGAAGAAAAAGTAATTGAAATTAAAGCACAAATTCGAAGAGTAGAAATTGCAGTAAAAAATTATAGTGACAATTTAGATACAACTGACGAGAAAAAAGTTTGGTTCGAGGGAATAATGCGTGAAGAAATGAAGATCCTTAAGAAATTTAAAGACATAAATCAAGAATATGCTGGACTTGCAAGACACATAATTAGCAAATATTTTGATGAAGCTAAATTTTTATGAATCGGATTAAAGTAAATAAACTTAAAAAGAATCGGTTCTTTATTTAAAAAGCAACTTTAAGCCAAATAAAAACACACCCTCAACCGCTTGATAAAGTAGCTAAACCCTTTTTTAAACTAAACCCAATCACCTTATTTACAATTAGTTATGTTAAAAAAATTGAATTGTGTAATTTTCTTTTTATAACCATAGAAATCTATAATTTTTGACTTCAAAATAAAAAAACTACCACATAAACCTCCCACCTGAATTATGACAAATTTTAAAATTATGGAGTAGTTATTCAAATAAAGTTTTCATCATTTTTATTGTCCAAAATCTATATCTCCATCCCCATCAAAAGATATATTATCATTGAAGAAATCATAAAATATATAAGGTTAATTCTTAATAAATTAATATATTTATAACACCCACAAAATCCCCACCTAATTTGTTTTAATCAATTAAGTATTAAACATTTCTGTTTTATACATTTTTTTGTCGTCATCATTGCACTGAAACATTCATATAATTTCAAAAAAAATTATTCTTATGAACAAAAGCGTAATGTTATTATTGATTTTATCATCTTTTGTAGGCTTTGGTCAAAGGAAAACAGATAAAACCATCACATTAAATACACAAACGGGTAAAATTAGTGATGCTGACAAGCTTAAAATTCCATTTGATGAAGCCTTCTATATAACAGGAACCTTCACGAAAAGAGAGGTCAGTTCAGTACAATTAAAATATAAAATAAAAGGCTTTTGTAAAAAGAATAACGACCAGAAGAAAAATGATACTAAACAACAAAGAGATAATACTGAACTTGGAAAAGATAGTATTATCAAATGTAATTACTACAAAAAGAAAGATCACTACTATCTCACAGATAATATCTATCCTATAGATTCTGATGGGTATATAAAGTTCCCAAAGACGAAAGTTGGCGAAAACAAAACTTTTGAAATTTTAATGGACCCTCTGCACGATAATGAAATATATATTCTGGAATTTACATTCTTTGAAAAAGTAGCTCTAGGTGAGAAAGTTCAAAAGACATTAAAACAAGAAATCCTTTCCGAGATTAACAAAACTTATGATCCAAAGAAAAATAAAATAGATGGAGGAGATTTTAAAGAATTAAATAAAAAATTAGAACAAATTGTAATTAAAAAATTAAAATCAGGTAAACTCTATGATGAAACTAATGAACCAATAAACTTACAGCAACAGATCAGCGAAAACCTTGAGATAGATGCAGTCTTTAAAACAGCTAGTAAGAAAAATAATATCATTTATGCAATTTATGAGCAACTAAAATATGAAAGCAATTTTAATGCTTTTTCAATCGAAGAATTGATGAATTCTTTAGATCAAAAACGGGACACCATCTTGAGTGCAATTTCGAACATTTTAGACAAAAAAGAATTCGAAAAAAAAATAAAAAAACCAACAAATTCAGTAATAGATGAAAAAGCTACTTTGGAAAGTATGCTAAGTTTTATTTCAGACGATTTATACAGATGGTCTTCCACATCGTTTCAGAACCCTGATACTTATATTTCTAACAGTTATATTCTGGAAATATTAATGGGTAGAGGAAAAATAGTTGGAAACATCATTAAAAACACCAACAAAAAATATGATTTAAAAAGTGGTCAGCTCTTACTTTCTACTTTTATCAACTTACAAAATATCAGGTACTCCAATAAATCAAGTGTAATAAATAAAAAGACATTATCAGATATTATTTCAAATCTAGAAAAATGGTGTGTACATATAGATAATATTGATAAAAACACAGGTATTCTAAGTAATCTGACTAACAATTTTAAAGACTTATACACGAATGCTTATACTAAATATAAATTAACATTACCGATACATACAATCGAAAACATTGAAACAAAAGAGTCAAATTATTTTGGTTTTGATATTGGTTTAATGGTTGCCCCAAGTATTGGCTCTACTTTTTTCTTTGAAGGAGTAAATTTTCATATTAGACCGGTTAACAGGCATACAAAATTTTCTCAGTTAAAACATAGTGATAGGATCTGGAAAAAATTAAGTTTTTTTCTGGGGATTGCACAAAGAATTGGTTCTTATGAAGATGATAGCTACAAAGAATTAATAGGAGTTGGTTCTCCATTTGTAGGTGCAGGTTGGCGTTTCCATAAAGGGTTCAGATTAAATGGAGGAATAATGTGGTATAAAGTAGATAATCAACATCCATTAATTACAGAAAGTTCTGTTAATCACACTTACTTTTTATCGTTATCAGTAGATGCATCTTTTAAAGATATTATAAAAACAATAGCCGGGATAAAGTAACATAAACTATAAATTAATATGAGCGTAAAAATTATCAACAAAGAAGAACTTGAAGAAATCCCTTTTTCAGCTTACAGTTCTAATGAATCTATAAGTCCATTTGTAAATTTTGTATTTGAGGTCAATGTCTCAGTAGGTAATAATACTTCTATTCTCCTTTCTCTTGAAAGAAATTTGGATGTATTTTTCATAAACAGGAATGATAAACTCACAAGACAATTAAATTTTTATCCTTCCGTCACAGAAAACAATATTTTCCACCGAAGAATTAAGTTTTATACTCATTTACAAATTTCGGAAATAGACAATATGCCATTTATGCTATTTTTAAAACTTCCTACACCAAGTACTACTTGGCAAGATAGTACTACTTCTTACATTAAAACTATATGATATGTTTTCGAAATTATTTACCAAAATAAACATTTTTTTATTTTACTGCTTCTTGTTTCTAAGTTGTAACGGGATAGATTCTGAAACTTTTAGCCCAGATGAAATCATAAAATTAGAAGTTTTGGATTTCGATGAAACACAAACAATTGATGAAGCTTTGGGTGATGGTGAAACAATAATTAAGCTGAAAGCAAAAATACCTTCCAATTCTGCATTTAAAACAGTTAAATTTGAATCAACAGGTGGCACTTTCACTTTAACAGGTACTATGTCTCACGAAAAAACGGTAGATAGTGAAGGTTATTCACAAGTAAATTTGAGGCTTCCTCTGGACAACCAACTTGTTTCCTTAACGGCTTATATTAATAACGACAATGAAACATTTTCTAGTACAAAATCCATTGATCTTATTGGAGTTGATGAAGTAGTAACATTATCGCTTCTAAACAACATGGCAAATACTATTACCGATCCTATAAGGGCAGATGGTGTTACCATTGTAAAATTAAAGGCTACTATCAATCATAACAGAAATGTTTTCAATCAAGTAACGTTTACAACTTCAATGGGAGATCTTCAAGGAACTTCTCCAGTAAATACTGATGAGCAAAACAATGCATATATTGATGTTATAGTTCCCAAATCTGTCCAAAAACTATACTTTTCTGCCAGGGTAGGTAGTTCTAATAACTATTTTGACAACAAAGAGTTAATTCTAGTTCCTTCTCATCCAGATTTTATTCTAATTGAACCATCAATGGTTTCAATGCCATTAAATTCAAGTAATCCAATAGATATATTTCTGAAAAAAAATATTGGTTTTGTGAGCTTAAACAGTACCATATCAATTAGAAGTTATCAAATTTCTGATGATAACTCTGAAGTTGAAGTTGGTAGATTTACTGGACTTTCTAATGCTAGTTCAGACTCAAATGGACTGATTAAGGTAGTTTTCAAGACAGATACTAATGATATAAATGATTCCAAGTCTATTTTTATAGAAGTTATTTCTACAAATGATTTCGGAGAACCAATAAACTCAACTATTGAAATCAATATTAATCAATAAAAAATCAAAAAAGATGTTTAAAAATATAACTATGAGAATTCTTATTCATTAAAAAAGATTAGAAAACTACAGTTCAATTTTATACTTATGACCACAAAAATCTATAGTTTTTGATTTTAAAATTAAAAATACCGCGCACCAATACCGTGCACCAAAACCAAAAAAACAACACGATTATTTTTCAAAATAGATTATAAAAAACTCAATATCAATGTTTTAAACTATTTATTTATTGTAAAATTAATATTTGTGATCTTCGGGTAGGTAACAGGAAGATTGTATATTTTTTATAGTAAAAAATAAGGTTTTCAAGTAAAATAGAAGTAAAAAAAAGGCTAAAACATTTTAAATCAATGTTTTAGCCTTTACTAGTAGCGGGAACAGGACTCGAACCTGTGACCTTCGGGTTATGAGCCCGACGAGCTGCCTACTGCTCTATCCCGCGATGTATATCATGTAAATCAGAAGTCTGATTTATAAATTTTATCTTGTAAAGAACTCTCGATTATCCCTTGTCATAACTCATCTCATAATCGGAGTGCAAATATACAACCATTTTTAATTTAAACAATACTATTTTTATTAAAAAAAAGTAAAAATATCATAACCACCTTTAAGTAAGCTACTTAGTGTCATTGTTCAATATTTAATGCTTCAAAAGATACTAATTTCTGGTTCTCAAATCGAGGATGCAACTCCATAGGGTTACAACATACTTCGCAATCTTCAACATATACCTGGTACGGTACAGAAGAATCCAAAAGCATCGAAATCTCCTCCCAGCAATATGGACATTGAAAATAGTGTTCGAACATAAATTAAATATAATACCTCTTATTCTTTTGTGTAATCAAGAGTTTAATTTTAACAATTTTTGTTAAAAAACCTCACAAAACCACCAAAAAGGTGTCTTTAAATACTTTATATATTTGATGCTTTAAAAAAGAAAAAAACAGGAGTATACTCTAATATTTTGTTCTTTAGAATTCTATATTCAACAATTGCCCTGTTAACTGCAATAGCTGAAGTTCTGCAATTTTAGCATCGTATTTTGCTGAATTCTTATTGGTTTCTGCCAAAATCAGGTTGATCTGCGCCTGCCTGAATTCTATAGAAGTGATTTGTCCTAGTTTAAAACGCTCTTGCGAACGCTCAAAATTATTTTGATTCGTGATTACATTCTGTTGCTGAATCTTAAACACGTTTAAACGGTTCTCATAATTTCCTAATGCATTGGCAATATCTCTTTTTACCTCTTTCTCTATCTGACTTTTTATAATTTCCTGGTTATCCAATGCTATTTTAGCATTTTTTACTCTTGTGATTGTAGCCCCTCCATCAAAAAGATTCCAGGTAAGGCTTACTCCTGCTCCAAGTGTATAGGTATCCGAAATATTACCAGGAAAGAATGTTGATGGTGGATTTCGGTTTTGGTTCCAACCATAAGATCCCGTTAATCCAATCGAAGGTAAGTACCCAGATTTGCTCACTTTAATATCATAATCACTAATTCGAATATTACTTTCATTTTGTAAAA is a window encoding:
- a CDS encoding AAA family ATPase, whose translation is MIKIEKQNEPEFLSSQTVELAKEKMEEFFTSKNRSQKRYNWPFNKEIDNQLKSHLHNEFHGKCGYCEIKIQSPQLGTIDRYRPNNGVRDKKEYYQDLYWWLNFNWENLIYSCKECNQYKGNYFPIKGVRALDRKNNFKSEHRLLLNPHLDEPNNHLGYQIHGKPYHIHAISDVGNQTIELLRLNRTNLIEGRITAKNEIAESIKLFISDTSNKIVKNRLRNIFELQDLTEEFLSYKRQVLINEIDSTPFLGELLGLEDYTDEKSLIEKFDSSSREAFSKADVITSDYFPIEYAHIKNFKSIDDLRINFKDDELNKKSWLFLLGENGVGKSSILQAIAVGLKLDKKNIDKNIIHSLIKKGKQTSEIIIKERNSENIIKTKLVRKSGTVEQSGSFNSYLIGYGSLRLSVDEIESNSKKDTSKISYQNLFKPTKALNDVTKWLRSIHKKDKDFFDRIAFSIKQLLPHDNLDNTLSIKSNNIILGDSDSLFGELSDGYKSTIILAIDMMMKLSGAHSDMDKMSGIVIVDELGNQLHPRWQMRIVKQLRKVFPNINFIISTHHPLCLRGAEKDEILLLKNIENQVIADSELPNPATLRVDQILASEFFGLSSHIDPKIEAKFNRYYELLAKNDKVKDEEKIEIDQLKDFLRNKKQLGNSLREELMYAVIDKLLAEKVSFNKNSIDRDTLKEEAIRRVKEVWKNLNLDDND
- a CDS encoding CPXCG motif-containing cysteine-rich protein produces the protein MFEHYFQCPYCWEEISMLLDSSVPYQVYVEDCEVCCNPMELHPRFENQKLVSFEALNIEQ